Proteins encoded in a region of the Agromyces protaetiae genome:
- a CDS encoding ABC transporter ATP-binding protein — protein MSEIIVDQVSKVFATARKRTVALNETTLTIKTNETVCIVGPSGCGKTTLLNLIAGFLAPTSGTIQVGGRAVDGPGADRAVVFQADAVFPWLTVADNVAYGMRMQRVAGAERRERVEHYLELVGLADFRKAYPKELSGGMRKRVDLARAYASGPGVLLLDEPFGALDLFTKEAMWLALAGVVAAEPKTSVFVTHDIEEALFLGDRVIVMTPRPARVHSILEVPFGANRGLDLRATPAFQSLRNEIAHTLREVHDDAA, from the coding sequence ATGTCCGAGATCATCGTCGACCAGGTCTCGAAGGTCTTCGCAACCGCTCGCAAGCGCACCGTAGCGCTCAACGAGACCACGCTCACGATCAAGACCAACGAGACGGTCTGCATCGTCGGCCCGAGCGGCTGCGGCAAGACCACACTGCTCAACCTGATTGCAGGATTCCTCGCACCCACGAGCGGCACCATCCAGGTCGGCGGCCGGGCCGTCGACGGCCCGGGGGCAGATCGTGCGGTCGTGTTCCAGGCCGACGCGGTGTTCCCCTGGCTGACCGTCGCCGACAACGTCGCCTACGGCATGCGCATGCAGCGCGTCGCCGGCGCCGAACGGCGCGAACGCGTCGAGCACTACCTCGAACTCGTCGGCCTCGCCGACTTCCGCAAGGCGTACCCCAAAGAGCTGTCCGGCGGCATGCGCAAGCGCGTCGACCTCGCGCGCGCGTACGCGAGCGGGCCCGGTGTGCTACTCCTCGACGAGCCGTTCGGCGCGCTCGACCTCTTCACCAAGGAGGCGATGTGGCTCGCGCTCGCCGGCGTCGTCGCTGCCGAACCGAAGACCAGCGTGTTCGTCACGCATGACATCGAGGAGGCGCTCTTCCTCGGCGACCGCGTCATCGTCATGACCCCGCGGCCCGCGCGCGTCCACAGCATCCTCGAGGTGCCGTTCGGCGCGAACCGCGGCCTCGATCTCCGCGCCACTCCTGCATTCCAGTCCTTGCGCAACGAGATCGCGCACACCCTTCGGGAGGTCCACGATGACGCAGCTTGA
- a CDS encoding ABC transporter substrate-binding protein, producing the protein MEGHEMKKTQIAAAVPAAVLVVALAGCAGGDADSGTGAGGLTKLAVGISPFQDTYLPIIGQEKGWFEEAGLDVQLRSLAWNATMPALISGDVDIVVNNTTGVVSVANAEPDVVYAYGWNPFTEGSALMIRPDGDLETIDDLEEASGDREAARTEVIESLAGKTIVTTLSTDMGKQIVDALASVGMDESDVTFVDMDPDAGLAAFITGTGDAYLGGIPQRAKALDEGMLIGLSGPDLAAPPINGAVTTRTFVDEHEDAMLSFIDVMHRIIRYCDAETEACGQTITDRLNEETAAGLTVDGFMDYWQNIELYAPNAHAADEMILAEDGVSYWKTTWDSDNAYLFGSGEIPAEVPSDDHFLMPQIWEAYVAKYGADQTDY; encoded by the coding sequence ATGGAAGGACACGAAATGAAGAAGACGCAGATCGCGGCTGCCGTTCCGGCTGCCGTGCTCGTCGTCGCGCTGGCCGGTTGCGCCGGCGGCGACGCAGACTCCGGCACCGGCGCCGGGGGGCTCACCAAGCTCGCCGTCGGCATCTCGCCGTTCCAGGACACCTACCTGCCGATCATCGGCCAGGAAAAGGGCTGGTTCGAAGAGGCCGGCCTCGACGTGCAACTCCGTTCGCTCGCCTGGAACGCGACGATGCCCGCGCTCATCTCGGGCGACGTCGACATCGTGGTCAACAACACGACCGGCGTGGTCTCGGTCGCGAACGCCGAGCCCGACGTCGTCTACGCCTACGGCTGGAACCCGTTCACCGAAGGCTCGGCGCTCATGATCCGACCCGACGGCGATCTCGAGACGATCGACGATCTCGAAGAGGCATCCGGCGACCGCGAAGCGGCCCGCACTGAGGTGATCGAGTCACTCGCGGGCAAGACGATCGTGACGACCTTGTCGACCGACATGGGCAAGCAGATCGTCGACGCGCTCGCATCGGTCGGCATGGACGAAAGCGACGTGACCTTCGTCGACATGGACCCCGACGCCGGGCTCGCCGCGTTCATCACCGGCACCGGCGACGCCTATCTTGGCGGTATCCCGCAACGCGCCAAGGCGCTCGATGAAGGCATGCTCATCGGGCTCTCCGGCCCCGACCTCGCTGCGCCGCCCATCAACGGTGCCGTCACGACGCGGACGTTCGTCGACGAGCACGAGGACGCGATGCTGTCGTTCATCGACGTCATGCACCGGATCATCCGATACTGCGACGCAGAGACCGAGGCGTGCGGTCAGACCATCACGGATCGCCTCAACGAGGAGACCGCAGCCGGACTCACCGTCGACGGCTTCATGGACTACTGGCAGAACATCGAGCTGTACGCCCCGAACGCGCACGCGGCCGACGAGATGATCCTCGCCGAGGACGGTGTCTCCTATTGGAAGACCACGTGGGACAGCGACAACGCCTATCTGTTCGGTTCGGGCGAGATCCCGGCCGAGGTCCCGTCGGACGATCACTTCCTGATGCCTCAGATCTGGGAGGCGTACGTCGCGAAGTACGGCGCCGACCAGACCGACTACTGA
- a CDS encoding LacI family DNA-binding transcriptional regulator, protein MVSIADVAARAGVSPTTVSHALSGKRKVSDEVRARVQTAMSELGYVPSRSAQSLASGRTRIIGLIVPDISNEFFAELTRGVEEAAVDRGYNVILCTTGFDHAREVHYLTMIRSRAVDGLVYAAGSPPTTSELGDILGDLPLVLVDEEVPGSSAPSFVSDNVAGGRLVAEHLLELGHRDAVVLAAEGDLVSSAQRVEGFRETWAGTTGVVPAVYTGAFTAEGGRTAIAGHLPQLLDSGATAVFAANDLMALGAIEELERAGARVPDDVSVVGFDDITAGRFARPRLTTVRQNIAELGARAVESLVAALEDETAIDPPSPSQSSRSVLPVTLTVRESTAPARRGKER, encoded by the coding sequence ATGGTCTCGATTGCGGACGTTGCGGCGCGCGCCGGAGTGAGTCCCACCACGGTCTCGCACGCTCTCAGCGGAAAGCGCAAGGTGAGCGACGAGGTGCGTGCGCGGGTGCAGACGGCCATGTCCGAGCTCGGCTATGTGCCCAGCCGGTCGGCGCAGAGTCTGGCAAGCGGTCGCACGCGCATCATCGGACTCATCGTGCCCGACATCAGCAACGAATTCTTCGCCGAACTCACCCGCGGCGTCGAAGAGGCCGCGGTCGATCGTGGCTACAACGTCATCCTCTGCACGACCGGATTCGACCACGCTCGCGAGGTGCACTACCTCACGATGATCCGATCGCGCGCCGTCGACGGCCTCGTCTATGCGGCGGGCTCGCCACCCACGACGTCCGAGCTCGGAGACATCCTCGGCGACCTCCCCCTCGTGCTCGTCGACGAAGAGGTGCCCGGCTCATCCGCCCCCTCGTTCGTCTCCGACAACGTCGCCGGCGGCCGCCTCGTCGCCGAACACCTGCTCGAGCTCGGGCACCGTGATGCGGTCGTGCTGGCGGCCGAGGGCGACCTCGTCAGCAGCGCCCAGCGCGTCGAGGGGTTCCGCGAGACCTGGGCCGGCACGACCGGTGTCGTCCCGGCCGTGTACACCGGCGCGTTCACCGCAGAAGGTGGGCGCACGGCGATCGCAGGCCACCTGCCTCAGCTGCTCGACTCAGGGGCCACGGCGGTGTTCGCCGCGAACGACCTCATGGCCCTGGGCGCGATCGAGGAGCTCGAGCGCGCCGGTGCACGCGTCCCCGATGACGTCTCGGTCGTCGGTTTCGACGACATCACCGCCGGCCGGTTCGCCCGCCCGCGTCTCACGACTGTTCGCCAGAACATCGCGGAGCTCGGTGCCCGTGCCGTCGAGTCCCTCGTCGCTGCACTCGAGGACGAGACGGCGATCGACCCGCCTTCCCCATCGCAGTCATCCCGCAGCGTGCTCCCCGTCACGCTGACCGTCCGCGAATCGACAGCGCCGGCCCGGCGCGGAAAGGAGCGATGA
- a CDS encoding TetR/AcrR family transcriptional regulator, whose translation MALAHQMRGDLRDRAGMPVDRVRGEEVGGHGRIHSLDLNSNHSGKDPVTPRSYSSPLRQAEAERTRSAILDAAAVRFSREGYPATTMKDIALEAGVSVQSVHLAGPKAALLISAFERAFAGDEGRHSLSERPAMAEIMSRADPLDAMRGWLDYVTHANTRTAGLVRAMTVAAETDTIAADAVADLDRRRRSDIRIAAQWLVERGMLRQEGIEQATDELNHLVGPETYAFFVMRSGWSEATYRQWLETTMLGLLERWRSELTD comes from the coding sequence ATGGCCCTCGCCCACCAGATGCGCGGCGACCTGCGTGACCGGGCCGGCATGCCCGTGGATCGGGTTCGAGGCGAGGAGGTAGGTGGCCACGGGCGCATCCATTCGTTAGATTTGAACTCTAACCATAGTGGGAAGGATCCTGTGACCCCGCGAAGCTACTCATCTCCCTTGCGTCAGGCGGAGGCCGAGCGCACCCGTTCGGCGATCCTGGATGCGGCCGCGGTCCGGTTCTCCCGCGAGGGGTATCCGGCGACGACGATGAAGGACATCGCCCTCGAGGCGGGCGTGTCGGTGCAGTCAGTCCACCTCGCCGGCCCGAAAGCCGCACTGCTGATCTCCGCCTTCGAGCGCGCGTTCGCCGGCGACGAAGGACGGCACAGCCTCAGCGAGCGCCCCGCGATGGCCGAGATCATGTCCCGCGCCGACCCACTGGATGCGATGCGTGGATGGCTCGACTACGTCACACACGCCAATACCCGCACCGCTGGGCTCGTCCGCGCCATGACCGTCGCTGCGGAGACGGACACGATCGCCGCCGACGCCGTGGCCGATCTGGATCGTCGCCGTCGATCCGACATCCGCATCGCCGCGCAGTGGCTCGTCGAACGTGGGATGCTCCGCCAGGAGGGGATCGAACAGGCCACCGACGAGCTCAACCATCTCGTCGGGCCCGAGACCTATGCGTTCTTCGTGATGCGGTCGGGATGGAGCGAGGCGACGTACCGCCAGTGGCTCGAGACCACGATGCTCGGGCTTCTGGAACGATGGCGCTCGGAGCTCACCGACTGA
- a CDS encoding glycosyltransferase has product MTGSRFRARVEAAGADFVSLRGAADYDDRLPDTYLPDRHRFRGVRRAQYDIRTIFVETIPDQYRTLRETIDAVDPDTVLVDSAFGGALPLIAQTTNRPPILALGVTPLTQSSRVLGPHGLSLPPASDAYTRARYAAMNVIAKQLIFRPTQRAGARAFAESGARLDGFVMDASRRFDRFLQTGPASMEYPRPDLDANTHFVGVLPQAGAAGPPPAWWHELDGRRPVVHVTQGTIDNHDFGRLVRPTLQALADRDVIVVVTAGGRPAEAVGPVPENARVASFLSYDELLPRTDVFVTNGGFGGVQAALAAGVPVVVAGDTEDKPEVAARVAWSGAGIDLATGTPDADAVRRAVDSVLTDPGYRANARRIAADVAGHDALGEIARHLAEASVRSPAR; this is encoded by the coding sequence ATGACGGGCAGCCGTTTCCGGGCGCGGGTCGAGGCCGCAGGCGCCGACTTCGTTTCCTTGCGGGGTGCAGCCGACTACGACGACCGCCTGCCCGACACCTACCTTCCCGACCGCCACCGCTTCCGCGGCGTCCGCCGGGCGCAGTACGACATCCGCACGATCTTCGTCGAGACCATCCCCGATCAGTACCGCACCCTGCGGGAGACGATCGACGCCGTGGATCCCGACACTGTGCTCGTGGACAGTGCGTTCGGCGGTGCGCTGCCGCTCATCGCGCAGACGACGAACCGGCCGCCGATCCTCGCGCTCGGCGTCACCCCGCTCACCCAGTCTTCACGGGTCCTCGGCCCGCACGGCCTGTCGCTTCCGCCCGCGAGCGACGCGTACACCCGGGCGCGGTACGCCGCGATGAACGTCATCGCCAAGCAGCTGATCTTCCGGCCCACCCAACGTGCCGGCGCCAGGGCGTTCGCGGAGAGCGGCGCCCGGCTCGACGGCTTCGTCATGGACGCCTCGCGACGGTTCGACCGCTTCCTGCAGACGGGGCCCGCCAGCATGGAGTATCCGCGCCCCGATCTCGACGCGAACACGCACTTCGTCGGCGTGCTTCCCCAGGCGGGCGCGGCCGGCCCGCCTCCGGCGTGGTGGCACGAGCTCGACGGCCGCCGGCCGGTCGTGCACGTCACGCAGGGCACCATCGACAACCACGACTTCGGGCGTCTCGTCCGGCCTACGCTCCAGGCGCTCGCCGACCGCGACGTGATCGTCGTCGTCACCGCCGGCGGCCGACCGGCCGAGGCGGTCGGCCCGGTTCCCGAGAACGCGAGAGTCGCGAGTTTCCTCTCTTACGACGAGCTGCTGCCGCGTACCGACGTGTTCGTCACCAACGGCGGGTTCGGCGGCGTTCAGGCGGCGCTCGCCGCGGGCGTGCCGGTCGTCGTGGCCGGGGACACCGAGGACAAGCCAGAGGTCGCCGCCCGCGTCGCGTGGTCGGGCGCCGGCATCGACCTCGCGACGGGGACGCCTGACGCGGATGCCGTACGCCGTGCTGTCGATTCCGTCCTCACCGATCCCGGGTATCGCGCCAACGCCCGCCGCATCGCGGCGGACGTCGCCGGCCACGACGCGCTGGGCGAGATCGCGCGGCATCTGGCCGAGGCATCCGTCAGGTCGCCAGCGCGCTGA
- a CDS encoding ABC transporter permease, producing the protein MTQLESPVTPTGAMPSPDASPASAGRNRNFGPLLSVLSVVVLLVLWWVFTTGTGTIRELYFPSPESLWSAVTTLNTQLASDALATLVRVLVSWIGGSALGVVVGLLMARSRWFFYIVNPIIEAVRPVPPVALIPFVILWFGIGDDGKIFLGALACFMVMVVNTTVACGNVPPVYIQAAASLGAGRNQVYRTVVLPAIVPEILSGFRIGSALAFAVVVAAEFQGADVGIGRLIMQASRTLNTPVVLLGTVVIAIMAVLLDVAISRLSAYITRWSAQR; encoded by the coding sequence ATGACGCAGCTTGAATCGCCGGTCACGCCCACGGGAGCGATGCCGTCACCGGATGCCTCGCCGGCCAGCGCCGGCCGCAACCGCAACTTCGGGCCACTGCTGAGTGTGCTCTCGGTCGTCGTGCTGCTCGTTCTGTGGTGGGTCTTCACCACCGGCACAGGCACCATCCGTGAGCTGTACTTCCCCAGCCCCGAGTCGCTCTGGTCGGCGGTCACCACGCTGAACACGCAACTCGCGAGCGACGCACTCGCAACGCTCGTGCGCGTGCTCGTATCGTGGATCGGCGGTTCGGCGCTCGGCGTAGTGGTCGGTCTCCTCATGGCCCGAAGCCGCTGGTTCTTCTACATCGTCAACCCGATCATCGAGGCCGTGCGCCCGGTGCCGCCGGTCGCGCTCATCCCGTTCGTCATCCTCTGGTTCGGCATCGGGGACGACGGCAAGATCTTCCTCGGAGCGCTCGCCTGCTTCATGGTCATGGTCGTCAACACCACGGTCGCCTGCGGCAACGTCCCGCCGGTGTACATCCAGGCCGCGGCGTCCCTCGGCGCAGGCCGCAACCAGGTGTACCGCACCGTCGTGCTGCCGGCGATCGTGCCCGAGATCCTCTCTGGCTTCCGGATCGGCAGCGCGCTTGCCTTCGCCGTCGTCGTCGCGGCCGAGTTCCAGGGCGCCGATGTCGGAATCGGCCGACTGATCATGCAGGCCAGCCGCACATTGAACACCCCGGTCGTGCTGCTCGGCACCGTCGTGATCGCCATCATGGCCGTGCTCCTCGATGTCGCCATCTCGCGTCTCAGCGCCTACATCACGCGATGGTCGGCGCAGCGCTGA
- a CDS encoding BphX family protein — translation MKFLVWWFRIVGIVNITLGVMWLPFLNAARLELSVPGWDAPIGGAAYRGFLDYMLLFGLDLIVLGVFLVIASFRPEQSRILAWLAIGLSAVRGVLDDVYMIAAGYPLGAMLAFIAVHLTIIATGILALRSASRAAVGPTRARATHAPQPTV, via the coding sequence ATGAAATTTCTTGTGTGGTGGTTTCGCATCGTCGGCATCGTCAACATCACCCTCGGGGTGATGTGGCTGCCGTTCCTCAACGCCGCTCGCCTCGAGCTGAGCGTGCCCGGATGGGACGCGCCGATCGGCGGCGCGGCCTACCGCGGCTTTCTGGACTACATGCTGCTGTTCGGCTTGGACCTGATCGTCCTCGGCGTCTTCCTGGTGATCGCGTCGTTCCGCCCTGAGCAGAGCCGTATCCTCGCCTGGCTCGCGATCGGGCTCTCCGCCGTACGCGGGGTCCTCGATGACGTCTACATGATCGCGGCGGGCTATCCGCTCGGTGCCATGCTCGCGTTCATCGCCGTGCACCTCACGATCATCGCCACCGGGATCCTCGCCTTGCGCTCCGCGTCGCGCGCCGCAGTCGGCCCGACGCGGGCGCGCGCAACGCACGCGCCGCAGCCGACCGTCTGA